The genomic interval TTGCTTTGTCAGCACCCTGCCATTGTCCATAGCTAAGAGGTGGTGTAATTTTCTTTGATGGATTGTCTTTTTCAACTAGTCGCAAAACATAAAATAACAATCCTCCTTTTTCATCGCAGTAAGCATGCCTGGTCACTTCATTGTATTTATGGCTGAATTCCTTTGAAAGGTGCTCCAAATGAGGAGCTGGATGATTGGGATCTGGCTTTAAACTTTTCCACTCATCAAGCGGTTTAGAAGATTGTTTAAAATTAAAATGAGAAGGGATTTTAAGCTCTTTCTGTTCCAAAAATCCTCTTGCCCAGTCCTTTGCTTCATCTGGACTAAGATTAAGGGTGTTTTGAACAAGCTTAAGAGGTCCTCCTCCCTCTCCTTTCTCAAAGTCATAGAAATAACCTGCTTGCTCTCCCCTGCAAACAACAGATAAAGATCCTTTCGATCCAAATCTCAAACCTTTATGATCACGTCCAGTTGGACCATCGGGGAATAGCCGAAAGAGCAAAGTATCTAAGCGCTCTTTTAATTGCTTCGTTAGATCCGTTTGAGATGCATGTTGAATACTATCGTGCTTAAATGCTCTTTCCTGCAATACGCCAAAAGCTTCTTTTCCTATCGCTTCGAGAATAAAAGCCTTAGGACAGCTTTTTAGCACTTCACAAGCATGGGCATTTCTTACTGCACATGCAACTTGCCAATCTTTGAAATGAGGGGACTGTTTAAAATCTTTACTTCCAGCTTCCGATTTGACCACCACATAGAGTGAAGAAGACTCATTCACACTTTGATAGTACTTTTCTAGAAGTGCTTTATTTTGCTCGGTTAATTGGCTCCAATTCGATGGATTTCTCTTGGCTAAAGAGAGTGCAGAAAAAGCTTCTGCTTTCTCCAAAATTTTGGTAAATGTATGTTGGATTTCTTGCTTATTGATGTTGTAGTCAAAATGGTGATCCTGAATTTGAATCACCTGACCTTTAATCACTTCTTCTTTCAAATGGGGATTAAAGAACGTTTGGCTAGGAAGAAGATCTTTGGAATGCTGCCTATGCTCTTGCACCCTTCCAATCACGTTATCCCAAGCGTTTAGCGCATATCCTTTTACCTTTTTTAGAATCGAGGTAGATTCTTTTAACTGTTCAATCGTATTTGCTCGCTCAAGGTTAGTTTCTTGCTGTTTAAGCTGGCCTTCGGTGGTATAGGCTAAAGTATTTTCTCTGGGGTTTTTGCGAAAAGCTTGTCGCTTAAGATCTGCAATGCTGGAAACATCATTCTTCGAAGCGTATAGATTCACTTTGTGGCAATGTCTTGTCAGGGTCACATAGAATTTTTCTTTATTCATCTGAAGCGAATGCAGGACATAGGCCCTATCTACTGTTTGTCCCTGTGAGCGATTATAAGTTGTCGCATACCCTAATTGAAATCCTGTATAGGTCTCTGGATTAAATGAAATTTTTCTGCCTTGATCTTGAAGGGCCACAATGAATTGTTCTTTTGAGGCTTCTACTAGTGTCCCTATCATTCCATTTTTAACACCAAGCTCATTATCATTTTTTCGGAATTCAATCTTATCTCCTACGTTGACGATAATTTTTTTCCCCTCTTGTGCTTTGCAGACATATTCGGCTTCTCCCAATTCACCTTTTTCTCGACGGTAAAGCCGCGCCATTTCATTGAGAATGCGAACTTCCGCATTTGTATGTGCTAAAATAAGATAAGAACTTTTTGGGAAGGCTGCCTGATCAGCTGCCCAGCTTTTGATTAACTTTTCGATGGACTCTTCTTTTGTTTCGCTCCACTTTAATCCCTGTAACTTAGCTAAGTGATCAATGGCAACGGCCATATTCCCATGTGCTAAATTTTTCGCCATTTGGCGATGTTCTATCTGTTTTTGTCTTTGAATTTCGATTAGCTCTTCCGCTTCAAAGCGCTCGCAAAATGTTTTGAAAAATCCTCCTCTTTCCACAGAAGGAAGTTGGGATGAACAGCCGGAAAAAATAAGCTGAACTTGATTCTTTTCTGCTTCTTTGAGAAATTCAAGTAACGGACGATTACCAAGTTTTGAAGATTCATCTAGAATCCAAACTTCTTTTCCCTGGGCAATTTCTCTTTTTCCATGATGGAGAGAAAATAGAAAGCGATAGATATTTTCAGATGTTGAAAAACCTTTTTCTTTTAATACTTCTGCGGTCGCATTGTCTGGTCCAAAAGCTCTGACTGTATATCCTTGGCTAGCATAAGCTTCCCGCAAAGAAGATAAAAGATAGCTTTTTCCAGTTCCTGCGTGTCCTTCAATGCAGCTTAGTCTTTGTCCTTGGATAATATTTTCAAAAGCACGTTTTTGTTCTGTATTTAATTCTAAGGAGTTATTTTCTAAAGTCTTGGTTTTTATTTTAAAAGCCGATGCTTGATGAATTTTATCTGCCAAACGGAGGATCTGCTTTTCTTCTTCTAAAACTTCAAACGTTGAAAATTTATCTACTGCCTGTCTGATTTTTGGATCTACCAATTGGATAATTTTTTCCTGCTTCCAAAATCTCTCTCGCACCTCATCGATTAAATCAGATTCAATATGTTTTTGTAGAAATGATTCAACATCTTGAATGGTAAAGACGCTTCTTGTTTCCGTTATTTTGGATAAAATCTTTTCGGGATCTTTTGATTCGAATTGATTAAGAGAAGAAAGAAGTTGGTTTTCTTCTTCAAGAGCAAATGCTCGCCCTCTCACCCGAACTGGGCCCAAATGCTTTTGTGAAATCACTCCATTTTCATCTACGCGAAGATCTAATCCTTTGGTTTAAAAAAAAAAATTCTGATGCTGACCCCAAATTTTTCCCCAATTTGGACCAAAATTAACATGCCCGCCTCTCATGTCATTCATTAAATCGCGTGCTTTATGGTCTTCAAATTCTAGCCCATTTTCTTTAAACCGTCGTGTAGTGATCAAAATATGCGCATGCCAATTATGCTCTAAATTCTCGATTTCACCTGTTTGAGGAGAAAGAGAAATGACTCGATCTGGCTTATGGATATCGAGTTGAGCGGCTAATCCTTTTTTAACAAAGTGCTCATCTATAAAAAATTTAGCTAATTCAATTTTATCATCTAATGAAATGACCTGATCATCTGGCAATGCTAGCACCATTTCCATTGCTACTATGGAATTAATGCGTGTTTCTTTTTGCTCAGCTCGATTCCATAAAAATTCAATTGATTTGAAAGAATGATCTACGTTATC from Candidatus Protochlamydia phocaeensis carries:
- a CDS encoding MobA/MobL family protein, with the protein product MAIGFARLEFIQRSSGKTACVKAAYNARERVYFEGTAFAESKTYDWSNKEKPAYHDVLLPDNVDHSFKSIEFLWNRAEQKETRINSIVAMEMVLALPDDQVISLDDKIELAKFFIDEHFVKKGLAAQLDIHKPDRVISLSPQTGEIENLEHNWHAHILITTRRFKENGLEFEDHKARDLMNDMRGGHVNFGPNWGKIWGQHQNFFF
- a CDS encoding AAA family ATPase, coding for MISQKHLGPVRVRGRAFALEEENQLLSSLNQFESKDPEKILSKITETRSVFTIQDVESFLQKHIESDLIDEVRERFWKQEKIIQLVDPKIRQAVDKFSTFEVLEEEKQILRLADKIHQASAFKIKTKTLENNSLELNTEQKRAFENIIQGQRLSCIEGHAGTGKSYLLSSLREAYASQGYTVRAFGPDNATAEVLKEKGFSTSENIYRFLFSLHHGKREIAQGKEVWILDESSKLGNRPLLEFLKEAEKNQVQLIFSGCSSQLPSVERGGFFKTFCERFEAEELIEIQRQKQIEHRQMAKNLAHGNMAVAIDHLAKLQGLKWSETKEESIEKLIKSWAADQAAFPKSSYLILAHTNAEVRILNEMARLYRREKGELGEAEYVCKAQEGKKIIVNVGDKIEFRKNDNELGVKNGMIGTLVEASKEQFIVALQDQGRKISFNPETYTGFQLGYATTYNRSQGQTVDRAYVLHSLQMNKEKFYVTLTRHCHKVNLYASKNDVSSIADLKRQAFRKNPRENTLAYTTEGQLKQQETNLERANTIEQLKESTSILKKVKGYALNAWDNVIGRVQEHRQHSKDLLPSQTFFNPHLKEEVIKGQVIQIQDHHFDYNINKQEIQHTFTKILEKAEAFSALSLAKRNPSNWSQLTEQNKALLEKYYQSVNESSSLYVVVKSEAGSKDFKQSPHFKDWQVACAVRNAHACEVLKSCPKAFILEAIGKEAFGVLQERAFKHDSIQHASQTDLTKQLKERLDTLLFRLFPDGPTGRDHKGLRFGSKGSLSVVCRGEQAGYFYDFEKGEGGGPLKLVQNTLNLSPDEAKDWARGFLEQKELKIPSHFNFKQSSKPLDEWKSLKPDPNHPAPHLEHLSKEFSHKYNEVTRHAYCDEKGGLLFYVLRLVEKDNPSKKITPPLSYGQWQGADKATWSLKNYKSENRPLYHLNLLSQNPLAKVLIVEGEKTADAAQTLFADKNMICVTWQGGASAVNKTDWTALYGKEVIIWSDNDEAGFKASKDLCRELRKVGIKSLSVVNQQELIKSFPQKWDLADSLPANKKVQDLKDLIIMAHEKTIGIDGISSLCTINDISKIETKEILWRIEERLWPTLEEKYGGRIWETKQEIINEVSRLSSQQVHLKQTIQKDYQLSS